The genomic interval AAGGGCAGGTCCGGGTAGGCGTCGTGCCAGGCCGGCATCGCGGTGTCGGCGAGCAGCACCCCGGTGTACGTGGCCAGCGCCGGCGCCGCCACGGCCGCAGCCAGCCCGGAGACCCGGCCGACGGGTGGCAGCAGCCGGCGGGCCAGACCGGGTACGCCACGCCGGGGCAGGATCGCGGCGACCTCGCTCAGCGCGGCCAGCCCCGCCGCCGGGCCGAACGCGGCCAGGATCCAGGTGCCCATCGACATCGGCGAGGTCGGCTTGGCGACCCGCAGCATGTGGTGGAACCGGGCCGGCCGACCCAGGTCGTTGACCAGGAAGTAGGTGCTCGCGCCGAGGGCGCCCAGCGAGACGAGCCGGCCGGACCGGCGCAGTCCCGGCCGCCCGGTCAGGTCCGCACCGGCGGCCAGCAGCGCCGATCCGGCGGCCAGCCCGCCGGTGAACAGGTACGCCGGGATGTCCCGCCGCCACACCGGTGCCTTGACCACCGGCCGGCCGTAGTACGAGCTGAACTCGGCCGGCGGGACGACCACCGGTTGTCCGGCGACGACCCCCGGCCCGGCCCCGCCCCGCCGCCCGGACCGGCGTCGCAGCTCCCCGCCGTTGTGCTGACCGAGGCCGTCCGCGACCTCCCGGAGCCGCTCTCCGAGCGGCCCGCCGCCGTCCGGTGCCGGCCCGGTCATGACGCCTCCTCGATTCGCTCGTCGTGCCGAACCTGCGCCGCCGGACGGCCGGCGGGCCCGGTCCGGCCGGTCACCGGGGCCGCCCGACGAAGGCGGCCACCGCGGCGGCCGTCATGGTGAGCGCGGCCAGCCCGGCCCGACGCCACATCCGGGGCAGGTCACGGGTGGTCACCACCGGGTCCGGTGGCAGCCCGTACACCTCGGGCTCGTCGAGCAGCAGGAAGAACGCGCCGTCCCCGCCCACCCCGTCGTCCGGGTCGTGCCCGTAGAGCCGGGCCTCGGTGACGCCGTCGGCGTGCAGCCGCTCCACCCGGGCCCGGGCCCGGTCGCGCAGCTCGTCGAGTTCGCCGTACTGGATCGACTCGGTGGGGCAGGCCTGGGCGCAGGCCGGGGTACGCCCGGCACCGATCCGGTCGTAGCAGAGCGTGCACTTCCACGCCCGGCCGTCGCCCTTGCGCTGGTCGATGACGCCGTACGGGCAGGCGGGGATGCAGTAGCCGCAGCCGTTGCAGATGTCCTCCTGCACCACCACCGTGCCGAACTCGGTACGGAACAGCGAGCCGGTCGGGCAGACGTCCAGGCAGGCGGCGTGGGTGCAGTGCTTGCAGACGTCCGACATCATCAGCCAGCGCAGGTCGGCCCGCCCGTCCCGGCCCTCCTCCCGGCCGGGCAGCTCGGTGCCGGGCATGCCGAGGAACTGGGTCCCCTCCGCCATCCGGCCCGCCGGGGCGGGATCCGGGCCCGGCGGCAGGCCGGGGCTGGTCCCCTGGTCCGTACCGACCCGGGCGGCCGCCTCGGCGGTCGCCGGGCTGATCGGCGGCCCGCTCGGGGTGCCGGCCATCGGCGGCGACGACTGCCAGCCCACCCGCCGGGGCTGCTCGACGAAGGCGACGTGCCGCCACGAGTTCGCGGTCAGCGCCCCCGTGTTGTCGTACGACATGCCGAGCAGGTCGAGCCCGCTCTCCGGCACCAGGTTCCACTCCTTGCAGGCCACCTCGCAGGCCTTGCAGCCGATGCAGACGCTGGTGTCGGTGAAGAACCCCATCCGGGGTGGCGGATCGAGGTGACCGGACTCCTCGGCGGGGTTGACCGGCGCATCCGAGCGCCGCGTCTCGACCATGCTCATGCCTCCCGTTCCGTGTCGCCGCCGTCCGGCGGCTGCCCCGGTGCTTCACCGGCACCGTCCGCGCCGGTGCCGCCCCGGCCGGCGGTGACGATCGGCGGATAGTGCCCGTCGAGGCCGGCCCGCCGCCGGTAGTCGGCGAGGTAGTCGAGCAGCTCCGGCCCCCTCGGCCGGTGGCCGGCCCGGATGTCGCAGGTGCCGACCTTGCTCTCCTGGATCAGCACGTTCGGGTCGAGGGTGGCCCCGAAGAGGTCGTTGGCCGGCTCGCCCTGGACCAGCCCGTTGCCGCCGAAGTGGTACGGCAGCCACACCTGGTGGATCAGGCGCCCCTCGATCCGCAGCGGGGTCAGCCGGTCGGTCACCATCACCCGCGCCTCGACCACGCCCCGGCTGGTGACCAGGTGTGCCCAGCCCAGGTGGGTGAGTCCACGTTCGACGGCCAGCTCCGGCCCCACCTCGACGAACATCTCCGGTTGCAGTTCGGCCAGGTACCGGACGTTGCGGCTCATCGCGCCCGCCGTGTGGTGCTCGGTGAGCCGGCTGACCGTGAAGACGTACGGGAAGACGTCCGCGTGCGGGTCCGGCGGGCTCGGGTTGGTCGGGTTGTCCGGCCGGTCGTACGTCTTGCGGACCGGATTGGCCTGCTGCCCGTAGAGCGGGTTGCGGATCGGGGACTCGACCGGCTCGTAGTGGGTCGGCAGCGGCCCGTCGAGAATTCCGGACGGTGCGTACAGCCAGCCCTTCCCGTCGCCCTGCATGATGAACGGGTCGTCGCCGGCCAGCGCCGCCACCCCGGTCGCGTCCGGGTCCGGCCGGTACGAGGGCGGCTTGGTCTTCTCGAAGTCGGGTACGTCGTGCCCGGTCCACTCACCGCGCTCCTCGTCCCACCAGACGTAGCGCTTCCGCTCGCTCCACGGCCGTCCCTCCGGATCGGCCGAGGCGCGGTTGTAGAGGATCCGCCGGTTGAGCGGCCAGGCCCAGCCCCACTCGGCGGCGACCCAGTTCTGCTCGCCGCCAGGCTTGCGCCGGGCCGCCTGGTTGACCCCGTCGGCGAAGACGCCGGTGTAGATCCAGCAGCCGCCGAGGGTCGAACCGTCGTCCTTCATCTCCACGAAGGAGTTCAGCGGGCGGCGGGTCGCCACCTCGTACCCGTTGATCTCCCGCAGCACCGCCTCGGCCTCCGGCTCGGCGTGCGGGCCCTCGGTGGGATAGTCCCAGGCCAGGTCGAGCAGGGCCCGGTCGCGGGGCCGGGTGGAGCCGGCGAGCTTGCCCCGGATGATCCGGCCGAGGTGGTAGAAGAACCAGAGTTCGGAGCGGCAGTCGCCGGGCGCCTCGACCGCCTTCTCCCGCCACTGCAACATCCGCTGGGTCTGGGTGAAGGTGCCGGGCTTCTCCACGTGCGAGGCGGCCGGCAGGAAGAAGACCTCGGTCCTGCACCGCTCCGGGGCGATCTCGCCGGTCTCCACCTCCCGGCTGTCCTTCCAGAACGTCGCACTTTCGATCATGAAGAGGTCGCGGACCACCAGCCAGTCCAGGTTGGCCATGCCGAGCCGCTGGGCCCGGCCGTGCGCCGAGCCGACCGCCGGGTTCTGGCCGAGCAGGAAGTACCCCTTGACCTTGCCGTCGATCATGTTGAAGACGGTCTGGTACGTGCCGTGGTCGCCGCTCATCCGGGGCACGTAGTCGTAGCAGAAGTCGTTCTCCGGGGTCGCCGCCGCACCCCAGTACGCCTTCAGCAGGTTCACCGCGTACGCCCGGGCGTTGCCCCAGAAGCCCTTCTGGCCCGGGTGCTGGATGCTCTCGATCCACTTGTCGAAGGTCGGATGCTCCATGTGGTTCGGCATCGGCAGATAGCCGGGCAGCAGGTTGAACAGCGTCGGGATGTCGGTCGAGCCCTGGATGCTGGCGTGCCCGCGCAGCGCCAGGATCCCGCCGCCGGGCCGGCCGATGTTGCCGAGCAGGAGCTGGATGATCGCCCCGGTCCGGATGTACTGCACCCCGACGCTGTGCTGCGTCCAGCCGACCGAGTAGACCAGCATGGTGGTGCGGTCCCGCTTGGAGTTCTCCGCCCAGGCCCGGGCGACCTCCTCGAACTTCTCCCGGGGCACCCCGCAGACCCGTTCGACGAGTTCCGGGGTGTAGCGGGCGTAGTGCCGCCGGAGGATCTGGTAGACGCAGCGCGGGTGCTGGAGCGTCTCGTCGCGTTCCGCCTGCCGGGAGACCGGCGGGCCGTGCGACTCGTGCCGCAGTCCGGCCGCGCTGTCCCGCTCGGTCGCGGTGTCGTTCCCGCCGTCATCCTCCTGCCCGGCGTACTGCCAACTGGACTGCGCGTAGCTGGTCCGGTCGGGGTTGTAGCCGGAGAAGAGGCCGTCGAGGTCCTCGGTGTCCTGGAAGTCCTCGCTGACGATGGTGGCCGCGTTGGTGTAGGCGACGACGTACTCCCGGAAGTCCAGCTCGTTCTCCAGGATGTACCGCACGATCCCGCCGAGGAACGCGATGTCGGTGCCGGCCCGGATCGGCACGTACGTGTCGGCGAGCGCGCTGGTCCGGGTGAAGCGGGGATCGACGTGGATGATCTTGGCGCCCCGCTCCTTCGCCTCCATCACCCACTGGAAGCCGACCGGATGCGCCTCGGCCATGTTCGAGCCCTGGATGATGACGCAGTCACTGTTCAGCAGATCCTGCTGGAAGTCCGTCGCGCCGCCGCGACCGAAGCTGATCCCCAGACCGGGGACGGTGGCGGAGTGTCAAATCCGGGCCTGGTTCTCGATCTGGATCGCCCCCATCGCGGTGAACAGCTTCTTGATGAGGTAGTTCTCCTCGTTGTCCAGGGTGGCCCCACCGAGGCTGGCGATGCCGAGGGTGCGGTGCAGCGGCCGGCCCTCGTCGTCGACGTCCTCCCAGGTGGCGTCCCGGGCCGCGAGCACCCGGTCGGCGATCATGTCCATCGCGGTCGGCAGGTCCAGCTCCTCCCACTCCGTCCCGTACGGACGGCGGTAGAGCACCCGCTGCTGCCGCAGCTCGCTGGTGACCAGGTTCTTGCTGGCGGCGCCCTTGGGGCAGAGCCGGCCCCGGGAGATCGGGCTGTCCGGATCTCCCTCGATCTGGGTGACCCGACCGTCGGAGACGTAGACCCGCTGGCCGCAGCCGACGGCGCAGTACGGGCAGATGGACCGGGCGACGGAGTCGGCGCTGTCGGTGCGCGGAGTCAGCTCTGCCGACCGGGCGGACTTCGCGGCCGCTCCCCGGCCGAGCGGGTCGGTGCCGGTGAGCTGCCGGTAGACCGGCCAGCCCTCGATCCAGGTGCGTACCCCCACCGTCAGCACCTCCTCCAGCGACGAGGCCGGTTGCCCGACCATCCGAGGGTAGGTCAGCCAGACGGTGCCCCGAGGGAAAGCGCCGAAACCCGGCGGGACCGGAAACGGCCGGAAAACTTTTCGACCCGTCCCGGCTGGGCGAGCCCGGCACGGCCTGCGGAGACGGGACGAAGGGCAGCAAAACAGCGGCCACCAATGCGAATGATCATGACATCCGAGGCGATTGGGGCAGTACTCTGACGCGATGTCTGTCGATCAATCCACCGAGACCGGATCGGATCCCTTCCCCCGGATCGACTTCGACCACCACTCCCCCGAGTACCGCGCCAACTGGCGGGCCATCTCCGACGAGCACCTGGCCCGATGCCCGGTCGCCCGGACCGACGCCTACGGCGGCTTCTGGGTCGTCTCCGACCACGCCGGCGTCAGCCAGGTGATGCGGGACGACGCCACCTTCAGCTCCGGCCGCAACAGCGAGGACCCGTCGGATCCCCGGCAGGGCATCGTCATCCCGCCGAACCCGATCACGCAGATACCGTTGGAGCTGGACCCGCCGGAGTACAACCCGTACCGGCGGATCATGAGTCCGTACTTCTCGCCCAGCGCGGCCCGCGACTCGCTGCCCTTCGTCGAGCAGGCCACCGACGCGCTGCTGGACCGGGTCTGCGCGAGCGGCCGGATCGACCTCGTACTGGACTACGGCAACCCGCTGCCGGCACTGGCCACCATGAAGCTGATCGGGCTGCCGCTGGACGACTGGCAGACCTACGCCGAGCCGATGCACCGGGTCGCGGCGTCGCCACCGAGCGACCCCGACTTCCCGCGCAACGTGCAGATCATGGGTCAGCTCGGCGGTGCCATCGCCGCCCAGGTGCCGAAGCTGCGCGAGGAGCCCGGCGAGGGGCTGCTGAGCGGACTGGCCACGGCCACCATCGACGGCAAACCGCTGCCCGTCGAGGAGGTGGTCAGCGCCGCGCTGCTGGTCATCCAGGGCGGCGTGCACACCACCACCGCGCTCTTCGCGCACACCATGGTCTGGCTGGCCGACCACCCCGACCACCGGGCGGCGCTGCTGGCCGACCCGTCGCTGTGGGAGCACGCCACCGAGGAGTTCCTCCGGGTCTTCCCACCGGCGATGGGCTTCGCCCGGACCGCCACCCGGGACGTGGTGCTCGGCGGGCAGCAGATCCGGGCCGGCGACCGGGTGATGATGTCCTTCGCCGCCGCCAACCGGGACCCCGCGGTCTTCCCCGACCCGGACGAGGTACGGCTGGACCGCTCCCCCAACCGGCACACCAGCTTCGGACTCGGCATCCACCGCTGCATCGGGCTGAACCACGCCCGGGTCTGGTTCCCACACCTGGTGCGGCGGGTGCTCGACCGGATGCCGGACATCGCCATCGACCGGGACGCCACCAGGCAGAACGAGAGCGTCGGCGTGATCAACGGCTTCGTCAGCATGCCGGCCACGTTCACCCCGCACGAACCGCTCGGCGTGACCATGCCGAACTGACCCGCGCACGTCCTGCGGCCGGCGGTCGGGGCGGTCCCGCGACGGGCGGGCGCCCGGCCGTCGGCCGGAGCGGGTACGGTCTCCGGCGACCGATTCAGAAGTACGGGGGTGGCGATGACGGTCAGCGCGGACGACCTGGAGCTGGCGGTGGCCAGTGTCGCCGGCACGCTCCGCCCCGGCACCGATCGGGACTGGGCTGTGCCGGCGGGCGGGCTGGACTGGGACTGCTGGCACACCGGGGAGCACCTCGGCGACTGCCTGCTGTCGTACGCGATGCAGCTCGGCGCCCGCCCCGCGGACCGGTACGTGCGGTTCCTGGCCACCGTCGACCCGGCGGCGACCCCGGCCCAGGTGCTGGAGTTCGTCGAGGGCAGCGGGCAGCTTCTCGCCGCGATGGTCCGGACCGCCCCCGCGTCGGTGCGGGCGTGGCACCCGTACGGCATGGGCGACCCGGCCGGCTTCGCCGGCATGGGCTGCGTCGAGACGCTGCTGCACGGCGACGACATCGCCCGCGGACTCGGGCTGACCCTCACACCGCCGGCCGAGGTCTGCGCCCGGGTGCTGGCTCGAATGTTTCCGCAGGTCGCCGCCGAACTCACCGGGGTCGTCGAGCCGTGGCTGGCGCTGCGCTGGGCCACCGGCCGGGTCGAGCTGCCGGACCGGCCCCGGGTGCGGCGGTGGCGCTGGCACGCGGAGCCGCTGGACGAACGCGGCTGAGCGACTCCCCGCCGCCGGACGGGGTTCGACGAACCACCCCGCCGACCGTCACCGTCGGCCTACCGTCAGGAGCGTGGCGGAAGCGGCGGCGGGCGGATGAGCAACACCCGCATGTACCGGGACGGTGCTCTCGTCGACCAGGGCTTCCCCGCCTCGGAGGTCGGTGAGCGGCTGGCCGCCGACGACCGGGTGGTGATCTGGCTCGACATCTGCGGGCCGACCGAGGACGACCTCAGGCTGCTCGCCGAGGAACTCGGGATGCACGAACTGGCGCTCGAGGACGTCGTCCAGCAGGCCCAGCGGGCAAAACTCGACCGGTACGACACACACCTGTTCCTGAACACCTACATGGTGCGGCTGGGCGCGGCCGGCGGGCTGACCGACGACGAGGTGTCGGCGTTCGTCAAGCCCCGGGCGCTGGTGACGGTCCGCTACAGCGACCGGTTCGATCTCCGGCAGGTGCTGGCCCGCTGGGACGAGAGCGTCGAACTCGCCACGCACGGGGTCGCGTTCCTGCTCTACGGCCTGCTCGACACCCTGATCGACGGCCACTTCTCCGCGGTGCAGCAGCTCGACGCGACCCTGGAGCGAGTGCAGGCCGCGATGTTCAAGGACGGCCCCGGTGGTCAGGCGGCCGTTGACGGCCGGGCCGGCGGCCGAGCCGGCGACCCGGGTGACGGCCGGGCCGGCGAAAGTCGCGGCGGCGAGAGGCGGGGCGGTGACGGCCGGGGCGGTGACGGCCGGGGCGGTGACGGCCGGGGCGGTGACGGCCGGGGCGGTGACGGCCGGGGCGGTGACGGCCGGGGCGGTGACGGCCGGGGCGGTGACGGCCGGGGCGGTGATGCCATCGGTGTGATGGACCGCAACGAGGTGCAGCAGCGGATCTTCCTCGCCCGGCGGGACCTGGTGCGGCTGCGCCAGGTCACCCTGCCGATGCGGGAGGTGGTGAACGCGCTGATGCGTCCCACCATGCACACCGTCGACCAGGAGATGCTCCCGTACTACCAGGACCTGTACGACCACGTGCTGCGGGTGATCGAGTGGAGTGACTCGCTGCGCGACCTGAACACGACGATGCTGGAAACGAACCTGATGTTGCAGAACAACCAGCTCAACCTGATCGTGAAGCAGGTCACCGCGTGGGCGGCGGTGATCGCCGTACCGACGGCGGTGACCGGGTTCTTCGGGCAGAACCTCGCCTTCCCCTGGCGGCACACCCCGGCGGAATTCGTCATCTCGCTCATCGTGACGCTCGGGCTGGCGGTCGCCCTGTACGTGGTGTTCCGCCGCAAGAGCTGGATCTGACCGAGGGCCGGCGCGCACCTTCGGGCGCCCGCTTCGCCGCAGACGCGCTTCGGGGAGGCCGGCTGCGGGCCGGGCCTCCCCGAAACGTTCCGTCGACCGGGTTACCGGGAGCGGGACCAGAGGTCCTGCACGATGTCGGCGGCCTGGTCCTCCCACTGGGCGTACGCGAACGGGTACGCCGACACCTGCACCGCCTGGGCGGCGTCGGTCAGCGGCCGGTCCCACCAGCGGTCGACCCGCTTGAGACCCTCGAAGAACGCGGCGGCCGAGTAGTCACGATCCCGGATCTGGTCCGGCGAGCCCCAGCCCGACGACGGCCGCTGCTGGAACAGCCCCAGCGAGTCGTGGTCGTTCCACGCGCCCAGGTGGTCGAGGTTGCGCAGCTTCGACTCCTGGAGGGCGGTGGCGACGCCGATCACGGCGCCACGCTGACCCATGTCCATCTTGCGGGCCACCCGGACGATCTCCCGGGCGTTGTCCCGCTGCTCGTCGTCGAGGTCGATCCGCGACTGGTAGCCCTGCACCCCGTTCGGGATCAACTTGTCCCGGGATGCCCTGGCGTCCGAGTTCCCCCGGTCGGCGGGGCGGTAGCCGTCGCGGTGCGAGTCGTCGTCCCGCATCGACTGGCTGTACGCCGCCGACTGCGCGCCCGGGTCACCGGCTGCGGCGACCACGCCGACCGGGCCGGCCACCGCCGAGCAGGCGGCCGCGCAGGTGAGGCCCGCGACCGCCAGTGCGGACCGGCGGGCGATCGGAGTTTCCGCGACGGCTGGCAGCCGCCGGGTCACCGGATGTGCCGCGATGGCGGGGAGCCAGCGCGTACGAGCGGTCTCCGCGATGGCGGGGAGCCATCGTCCGAAGATCGGATTCATGGTTACCCCTTTCGATCTGGGATTCCGGGAGATTCCGGGAGGGACTGCTGCCGTCCTGGGCCGCTCGGCCCGCGGACAAGGAGGTACGCCCGCGATCCAGGGGGCTGACCTCGCGGGCGTACCGACATGAACAACGAGTCGGGCCAGTCCGGCATTCCGGATTCGCCCGCCCGGTGCCCGCCGCCGGTCCGCCCCGGGTTCCGTCCGGCTCCGGCCCGCGGAGGGCCGGCGGCAGGCCGGACAGACCAGCAAAATCGGGTACGGACGATCCGGACCCGCCTCCTTCCGGCTACCCTGAGCGCATGCAGTACGCCGCTGCGGCCGGAACCGGCGTCGCCTATCTGGCCCGCCCGGGCCGGCCTGCCGTAGTGAGCCCGACCGTGGCCGAGCTGACCGGCCCGACCCGGGGCACCGTCGTGCTGCCACTGCGGCTGATGTGGGGGCCGGAGCGCAGCTTCGACCTGGACGATCCCGACCAGCTGCTCTGGATGTACGAGAACGTCCTGCGCGAGACCACCCGCTCCGACGACCTGCGCCGCTATCTCAACGGCCGGGTGCTCCGCCGGGTCTGGTCCGCGCTGAACCTGCCCCGCGGGGTACGGGCGGCCTGGGAGCGACGGCACCCGTCGCTGGCCGCCGGTGATCGCCGGGCGGCATGACCACCACCCATCTCGACGACTTCTACCGCCAGGTCGCCCGGGTCGCCCTCTCCGTGGCCGACAAGCACGGGTTCGTGCTCGGCGGTGGGGTGGCCTGGGCGGCACACGGGCTGGTGTCCCGGCCCACCGAGGACGTCGACCTCTTCGCCGACGTCGACGGCGCGGCGGCCAGCGCCGAGGCGGAGGTCCGGACCGCGCTGGAGGCGGCCGGCTTCACCGTCGCCGACGAGGACCCGTCGAGCGACCTGGCCGGCCTGTTCAGCGGGTTCGAGCTGGACATGAAGGACTTCCTGGTCAGCCGGGGCGGCCGGCGGCTACGGCTCAGCCTCGGCCGGCTGGATCGGCACCGCAGCCCGGTGGTGATGGACCTCGGGCCGGTCATGCACGTCCAGGACCTGGTGGCCAGCAAGACCGCCGCCCTGGTCACCCGCCGCGAGGTTCGGGACTACATCGACGTCGCGGCAGCGCTCGACCGGTACGCCGTCGCCGACCTGATCCGGCTCGCCGCCGAGTACGACCCGGCGATCGAGCCGGAGGACATCGCCGCCGCCGGCCGCTACCTGGACCGACTGCCCGACCAGCGCTTCGCCCGGTACGGCCGGGACGCCGCACAGGTACGGTCGATCCGCGCGAAGCTCGCCGGCTGGCCACGCTGACCCGGGCCTCTCCCCCGACCCGGCACGGGACATGCCGAAGGCCGGACCCGAGTCGGATCCGGCCTTCGTTCCTGCCTTAGCTGTTGTTCCAGGTGTTGGCGACCAGGTCGGCGGCCAGGTCCTCCCACTGCGCGTACGCGTCGGGGTAGGCCGAGACCTGTACCTTCTGCGCGGCCACGGTCAGCGGCAGGTCCTGCCAACCGTCAACCTGCTTCAGCCCCTTGAGGAACGCGATGGTCGAGTACTCCGGATCGGTGATCTGCTCCGGCGAACCCCAACCCGACGACGGTCGCTGCTGGAACAGGCCCAGCGAGTCGTGGTCGTTGCGGTCACCCAGGTGACCCAGGTTCTCCAACTTCGACTCCTGCAACGAGGTACCCACGGCGATCACCGCGGCACGCTCGTCCAGACCCGCCTTCTTCGTCGCCTTCACGATCGCCTTCACGTTGTCGGACTGCTCACCCGACAGCGCAATCCGCGACTGCTCACCCTGCGCACCGTGCGGGACCAGCTTGTCCCGCGACGGCTTACGATCCTTGCCCTCGCGCTTGTCACGCTTGTCGCTCTTACGGTCCTTCTCGTTCTTGTGGTCCTTGTCGCTCTTGTGGTCGTTGCCCTTGTCGGCCATGACCGACTGCGACACCGGCGAAGCGACATGCTCGGGCGCGGCGTGAGCGGCCACGGCGGGGCCGGCGACAGCGCCACCGACGAACGCCAGACCAGCAACACCCAGAGCGGTCCTACGAACCAGAGAGGTCTGCTCGATGGCCGGGAGCCATCGGCTGAACAGAGTCGTGTTCATGATGGTCTACCTTCCAATCGGGGGAACAACACCCCACAGGGGGAAAACCGGGGTGTCATTGGAAATCACACGTCCCGAGACTGTCGAAGCCTCCAGGGACGAAAGAAGGTTCGCCTGGCACACGCGCACGGGGGGTGCTGGTACTCAGGCGAACACCATATGTAACGACCGGCGGCCCCGGATCATTCCCCGAGGCCCGACCACCCGCCCAGCTCACAGGCGGTGCTACTCGGCCGTACGCATGGTGTAACGACCGAGCCCCCGCCAACATTCCACCGCCGACAGTTGATCACCAATCGGAACCGGACATCGGTGACGGACGCACCTCCGATGTCCCACTAGCATGGCGAGATGGCGCTCGACCTGTTTGCCGGTATACCGGTCAACGACTACCCGGCGGCACTGGCCTGGTACGAAAAGCTGCTTGGATCCCCGCCGACGTTCATCGCCAGCGACAGCGAGGCGGTGTGGGAACTCGCCGAGCATCGGTCGCTCGTCATCGAACATCGACCGGAGCATGCCGGTCACGCCCTGCACACCGTCTTCGTTGACGACTTCGACGCCCTGTTGGCCAAGACGGCTGAGCGGGGACTCCAACCGGCGCGACGGGAGACGTACTCCAACGGGGTGCGGAAGGCCACGTACGTCGACCCCGACGGAAACGAGATCGGATTCGGCGGAGCCCCGCTCTGACCGGGAACCACGTACGCTCAGGCGCGTACGGGTGAAATCGCATCCGTAGGGTTTGACTGTGCGCCGGAGGACGCCTCGTACATGGATCGGGCATTGGTCACCATCTAGTACGGCGACCGCCGTTCGCGATTTTCGGTCGATCTGGTGTCTGGTGGTCTTTACGGGTGCGCTGCTTGGAGGATGGCGGCGAGAGCGTCGATCGTTTCCTGCGCCTCGGTTTGGTCGGTCTCGGTCGTCCATCCTTGATGCCATGGCCCGCCGGGAGCGGCCACGAAGTGCAGCGCTTCGAGCGCGGACGCGGCAAGGTCCGGCACTGGCTCGGGCAGAATCACTGCGCCCGGTTCGTCGGACACTTGCGTAAGGCGGTGCTGTAGGTGCTCGCCGCCGGGAAGGGTAGCGGCAACCAGGGCTGCCGCCGCGACTACTTCGTCGGGGAAATACTCCCGCCAGAGCAGGTCGCGGTTGGCAAGGACGTAGCCGAACATGTGTCGTAGTGCTTCGGCGCGCTGTTGTGGCGGTCGCTCCGCGAGTTCGTCAAGGAAGTCCAGTGCGCCGTCACTGCTGAACGGTCCGGTTCCAAACGTGCCCACATCACCCTCGCCTCGATAGACGGCCACCGCCGATCATCAACGGTTGTGGACCTAACTGGAGATCGCGCGGCGGCCGCGCGCCACAGCGTAAACCCTGAGCCGTGGCAGCGGATTCCGGCCGGGATACTCGACTCGCTCGCAGGCCGGTTCGGGCGGGTGGAGACTCGTCGCACGCCGGCGGTATTCGTGACGGGTCCGCTGTCCGATCTTGAGGTGAAGACGTGCTGGCAGTTGGCGGAGCAGCCTGGACAGGCCCGACCGGACGCCGTGCAGCGGCTGCTATTCCGGGCGGTGTGGATTACCCGCTGTCCGTGACGACCTGCGGCAGTTGATCGCCGACCGGTTCGGTGACCCGGCCGCGGTCCTGATCCTGAAGGTGTTCCTCGACTACGCCAGCAAGCACGGCCACACTTTGATCGACCGGCGGGTCTGCCTGCCGGTGTTGTGGACCGACGACCGCGATCGGTGTCGGGTGCGCCGGATCAAGAGTCCACCCTGCTAATGACCTGGCCTGACTCGATGACGTGTGCACCGAGGTAGACCCCGACGACAGCGGCCAGCCCAGCCTCCTGGTCTGCCGCAACAGCACCACCGGCGAGTTAGGACTCCTGCTACCGCTGCACCAACCTCGCACTTACAGCCCTCGCCATTCTAGCGATCTGCGCGCC from Plantactinospora sp. BC1 carries:
- a CDS encoding maleylpyruvate isomerase N-terminal domain-containing protein; amino-acid sequence: MTVSADDLELAVASVAGTLRPGTDRDWAVPAGGLDWDCWHTGEHLGDCLLSYAMQLGARPADRYVRFLATVDPAATPAQVLEFVEGSGQLLAAMVRTAPASVRAWHPYGMGDPAGFAGMGCVETLLHGDDIARGLGLTLTPPAEVCARVLARMFPQVAAELTGVVEPWLALRWATGRVELPDRPRVRRWRWHAEPLDERG
- a CDS encoding magnesium transporter CorA family protein, which codes for MSNTRMYRDGALVDQGFPASEVGERLAADDRVVIWLDICGPTEDDLRLLAEELGMHELALEDVVQQAQRAKLDRYDTHLFLNTYMVRLGAAGGLTDDEVSAFVKPRALVTVRYSDRFDLRQVLARWDESVELATHGVAFLLYGLLDTLIDGHFSAVQQLDATLERVQAAMFKDGPGGQAAVDGRAGGRAGDPGDGRAGESRGGERRGGDGRGGDGRGGDGRGGDGRGGDGRGGDGRGGDGRGGDGRGGDAIGVMDRNEVQQRIFLARRDLVRLRQVTLPMREVVNALMRPTMHTVDQEMLPYYQDLYDHVLRVIEWSDSLRDLNTTMLETNLMLQNNQLNLIVKQVTAWAAVIAVPTAVTGFFGQNLAFPWRHTPAEFVISLIVTLGLAVALYVVFRRKSWI
- a CDS encoding nucleotidyl transferase AbiEii/AbiGii toxin family protein — protein: MTTTHLDDFYRQVARVALSVADKHGFVLGGGVAWAAHGLVSRPTEDVDLFADVDGAAASAEAEVRTALEAAGFTVADEDPSSDLAGLFSGFELDMKDFLVSRGGRRLRLSLGRLDRHRSPVVMDLGPVMHVQDLVASKTAALVTRREVRDYIDVAAALDRYAVADLIRLAAEYDPAIEPEDIAAAGRYLDRLPDQRFARYGRDAAQVRSIRAKLAGWPR
- a CDS encoding VOC family protein, which encodes MALDLFAGIPVNDYPAALAWYEKLLGSPPTFIASDSEAVWELAEHRSLVIEHRPEHAGHALHTVFVDDFDALLAKTAERGLQPARRETYSNGVRKATYVDPDGNEIGFGGAPL
- a CDS encoding DUF4259 domain-containing protein, which encodes MAVYRGEGDVGTFGTGPFSSDGALDFLDELAERPPQQRAEALRHMFGYVLANRDLLWREYFPDEVVAAAALVAATLPGGEHLQHRLTQVSDEPGAVILPEPVPDLAASALEALHFVAAPGGPWHQGWTTETDQTEAQETIDALAAILQAAHP